From Halorubrum salinarum, the proteins below share one genomic window:
- a CDS encoding ribonucleotide-diphosphate reductase subunit beta, whose amino-acid sequence MSESDNANTNASTGADTERDIFSERTQLKPYEYGDFLDYVEAIRNSYWVHTEFNFDGDVQDFKVNTTPAEQTVIKRTMLAIAQIEVQVKTFWSDIYAEMPKAEVGNVGMTFAESEVRHMDAYSHLLDVLGITDDFEQVTEEPAMKKRIEYLDEYLDRSESDDEREYVMSILLFSAFVEHVSLFSQFLIMTSFDKHEKKFTGIANAVEATSKEEQIHGLFGVELVETIRAENPDLFDDDFEDEVQAACRQAYEAETEILDWIFEDGELEFLPRPHVDAFLRDRFNRSLDNVGVDPIFEPDDDLLEETRWFDEDIMMTKDNDFFSKRSTTYNKHTQSVTAEDMF is encoded by the coding sequence ATGAGTGAAAGCGACAACGCGAACACGAACGCGAGCACAGGCGCAGATACGGAGAGGGACATCTTCTCGGAGAGAACGCAGCTGAAGCCCTACGAGTACGGCGACTTTCTCGACTACGTCGAGGCGATCCGGAACAGCTACTGGGTCCACACGGAGTTCAACTTCGACGGCGACGTCCAAGACTTCAAGGTCAACACGACTCCCGCCGAGCAGACCGTTATCAAGCGGACGATGTTGGCCATCGCACAGATCGAGGTACAGGTGAAGACCTTCTGGTCGGACATCTACGCGGAGATGCCCAAAGCCGAGGTCGGGAACGTGGGCATGACCTTCGCGGAAAGCGAGGTGCGCCACATGGACGCCTACAGTCACCTCCTCGACGTCTTGGGGATCACGGACGACTTCGAGCAGGTGACGGAGGAGCCGGCGATGAAAAAGCGGATCGAGTACCTCGACGAGTACCTGGACAGAAGCGAGAGCGACGACGAACGGGAGTACGTGATGAGCATCCTGCTGTTCAGCGCGTTCGTCGAGCACGTATCGCTGTTCAGCCAGTTCCTCATCATGACGAGCTTCGACAAGCACGAAAAGAAGTTCACGGGGATAGCGAACGCCGTCGAAGCGACCAGCAAGGAGGAGCAGATTCACGGGCTGTTCGGGGTCGAACTGGTAGAGACGATCAGAGCGGAGAACCCGGACCTCTTCGACGACGATTTCGAGGACGAGGTCCAGGCGGCCTGTCGGCAGGCCTACGAGGCGGAGACGGAGATCCTGGACTGGATATTCGAGGACGGCGAACTGGAGTTCCTCCCCCGCCCCCACGTCGACGCGTTCCTGCGAGACCGGTTCAATCGGAGCCTGGACAACGTCGGCGTGGACCCGATATTCGAGCCGGACGACGACCTGCTCGAAGAGACGCGCTGGTTCGACGAGGACATCATGATGACGAAGGATAACGACTTCTTCAGCAAGCGGTCGACCACGTACAACAAGCACACGCAGAGCGTTACCGCGGAGGACATGTTCTAA
- a CDS encoding ribonucleoside-diphosphate reductase subunit alpha, with amino-acid sequence MAQTALDGVSEQYTEPFYWLNEDSREFLREGYLIEGVEAEERVRQIAERAEEILGEDGFADRFYEYMSRGFYSLASPIWANFGLDRGLPISCFGSYMEDNIESILYTQAEVGEMTKQGGGTSGYFGELRPRGSPITNNGKSNGSYSFTELFDTIINVISQGETRRGQFAGYIDVEHDDLEEWLNIKTEGDPVQDIYYGVIVGDDWFQAMIDGDEEKRETWADIIETRINVGVPYIIFRGNMNEGKPQVYKDKDYQINASNLCTEIALPATADESFVCCLSSMNALHYDEWKDTDAVETLTRFLDAVMEEFIQRTEGVRFMERAVRFAKRHRAIGIGVLGWHSYLQRNMIPFDSMEAMEKNEEIFRTISERSYEASEALADEFGEPEVLEGYGRRNTTTMSVAPTKSSSVILGQVSPSIEPLKSNYFVRDGAKLKSTQKNRFLQAILAERGKDTREVWDSIANKDGSVQHLDCLTDREKEVFKTFAEIPQMAIINQAAQRQKHIDQAQSVNVSIDPSEVSVKEINQLYIEAWKKGVKSLYYQHSVNAAQKFSRDILECRACES; translated from the coding sequence ATGGCACAAACAGCACTCGACGGCGTTTCGGAACAGTACACGGAACCGTTCTACTGGTTGAACGAGGACAGCAGGGAGTTCCTCAGAGAGGGGTACCTGATCGAGGGCGTCGAAGCGGAAGAGCGGGTCAGACAGATCGCCGAGCGCGCCGAAGAGATCCTCGGTGAGGATGGGTTCGCGGACCGGTTCTACGAGTACATGAGCCGCGGCTTCTACAGCCTCGCCAGCCCGATATGGGCCAACTTCGGACTGGACAGGGGGCTTCCCATCAGCTGCTTCGGCAGCTACATGGAAGACAACATCGAGAGCATCCTCTACACCCAGGCCGAGGTGGGTGAGATGACCAAGCAGGGCGGCGGCACGAGCGGGTACTTCGGCGAGCTGCGGCCACGGGGCAGTCCGATAACGAACAACGGCAAGAGCAACGGGAGTTACAGCTTCACGGAGCTGTTCGACACGATCATCAACGTCATCAGCCAAGGGGAAACCCGGCGCGGGCAGTTCGCCGGCTACATCGACGTCGAACACGACGACCTGGAGGAATGGCTCAACATCAAAACCGAGGGGGACCCGGTACAGGACATCTACTACGGCGTCATCGTCGGTGACGACTGGTTCCAGGCGATGATCGACGGCGACGAGGAGAAGCGAGAGACCTGGGCGGACATCATCGAGACCCGGATCAACGTCGGCGTTCCGTACATCATCTTCCGGGGGAACATGAACGAGGGGAAGCCGCAGGTCTACAAGGACAAGGACTACCAGATAAACGCGTCCAACCTCTGTACCGAGATAGCGCTGCCGGCCACCGCGGACGAGAGCTTCGTCTGCTGTCTCTCGAGCATGAACGCGCTCCACTACGACGAATGGAAGGACACCGATGCGGTGGAGACGCTGACCCGGTTCCTGGACGCGGTGATGGAGGAGTTCATCCAGCGCACAGAGGGCGTCCGGTTCATGGAGCGGGCCGTGCGGTTCGCGAAGCGACACAGAGCGATAGGGATCGGCGTCCTCGGGTGGCACAGCTACCTCCAGCGCAACATGATCCCCTTCGACAGCATGGAGGCGATGGAGAAGAATGAGGAGATATTCCGGACCATCAGCGAGCGGAGCTACGAGGCGAGCGAAGCGCTCGCCGACGAGTTCGGGGAGCCGGAGGTGCTCGAAGGGTACGGCAGGCGGAACACGACGACGATGAGCGTGGCTCCGACGAAGTCGAGCAGCGTCATTCTGGGGCAGGTCAGTCCGAGCATCGAGCCGCTGAAGTCGAACTACTTCGTGCGGGACGGTGCGAAGCTGAAGTCGACGCAAAAGAACAGGTTCCTTCAGGCGATACTGGCGGAGCGAGGCAAAGACACCCGCGAGGTCTGGGACAGCATCGCGAACAAGGACGGGAGCGTCCAGCACCTCGACTGCCTGACCGACCGAGAGAAAGAGGTGTTCAAGACCTTCGCCGAGATTCCGCAGATGGCGATCATCAATCAGGCGGCACAGCGGCAGAAACACATCGACCAAGCACAGAGCGTGAACGTCTCGATCGACCCGAGCGAAGTGAGCGTGAAAGAGATCAATCAGCTCTACATCGAAGCGTGGAAGAAGGGCGTCAAGAGCCTCTACTATCAGCACAGCGTGAACGCCGCACAGAAGTTCAGTCGAGACATTCTCGAGTGTCGGGCCTGTGAGAGCTGA
- a CDS encoding SPFH domain-containing protein — protein MGTQGPRGESPELEDLLAGVPDGVWQYLALGVALLVGVALLGQSLVFGVAALAVLLAAVTVVSAVEIVDAYDKEALTVFGEYRKLLDPGVHIIPPFVSRTYAFDMRTQTIDVPSQSAITRDNSPVTADAVVYIKVMDAKKAFLEVDDYKNAVSNLAQTTLRAVIGDMELDDTLSQRELINDRINEELDEPTDEWGIRVEAVEVREVSPSQEVQRAMEQQTGAERRRRAMILEAQGERRSAVEQAEGDKQSNIIRAQGEKQSQILEAQGDAISTVLRARSAESMGERAIIERGMETLEEIGKGESTTFVLPQELTSLVGRYGKALSGSDVQEMEGLESKEFDAETEQMLGLEDIESALEELDSYSDENLSASRDGEEIPDAEVEEFEVDEADIDLETESERPSD, from the coding sequence ATGGGAACACAAGGTCCGCGCGGCGAGTCCCCCGAGCTGGAGGATCTGCTGGCGGGGGTCCCGGACGGGGTCTGGCAGTACCTCGCGCTCGGCGTCGCCCTCCTCGTCGGGGTCGCCCTCCTCGGGCAGAGCCTCGTCTTCGGCGTCGCGGCGCTCGCGGTGCTTTTAGCGGCCGTCACGGTCGTCAGCGCCGTCGAGATCGTCGACGCCTACGACAAGGAGGCGCTCACCGTCTTCGGCGAGTACCGCAAGCTGCTCGACCCGGGCGTTCACATCATTCCGCCGTTCGTCTCCCGGACGTACGCGTTCGACATGCGGACGCAGACGATCGACGTGCCGAGCCAGTCGGCGATCACGCGGGACAACTCCCCGGTGACCGCCGACGCGGTCGTCTACATCAAGGTGATGGACGCCAAGAAGGCGTTCCTCGAAGTGGACGACTACAAGAACGCCGTCTCGAACCTCGCGCAGACCACCCTGCGCGCGGTCATCGGCGACATGGAGCTCGACGACACGCTCTCGCAGCGGGAGCTCATCAACGACCGGATCAACGAGGAGCTCGACGAGCCCACGGACGAGTGGGGGATCCGCGTCGAGGCCGTCGAGGTCCGCGAGGTGAGCCCGTCGCAAGAGGTCCAGCGCGCGATGGAGCAACAGACCGGCGCGGAGCGCCGCCGGCGCGCGATGATCCTCGAAGCGCAGGGGGAACGCCGCTCCGCCGTCGAGCAGGCGGAGGGTGACAAGCAGTCGAACATCATCCGCGCGCAAGGTGAAAAGCAGTCCCAGATCCTCGAAGCGCAGGGGGACGCCATCTCGACCGTGCTGCGGGCGCGGTCCGCCGAGTCGATGGGCGAGCGCGCCATCATCGAGCGCGGCATGGAGACGCTCGAAGAGATCGGCAAGGGCGAGTCCACCACCTTCGTCCTCCCGCAGGAGCTGACGAGTCTGGTCGGCCGCTACGGCAAGGCCCTCTCCGGCTCCGACGTCCAGGAGATGGAGGGGCTCGAAAGCAAGGAGTTCGACGCGGAGACGGAGCAGATGCTCGGCTTGGAGGACATCGAGTCCGCGTTGGAGGAGCTCGACAGCTACTCCGACGAGAACCTCTCGGCGAGCCGCGACGGCGAGGAGATCCCGGACGCGGAGGTGGAGGAGTTCGAGGTCGACGAGGCCGACATCGACCTCGAAACGGAGAGCGAGCGGCCGAGCGATTAG
- a CDS encoding O-acetylhomoserine aminocarboxypropyltransferase/cysteine synthase family protein codes for MPSDEATDEPKFSTRSVHAGEDPDPTTGARSTPIYQTTAYQFDDADHAADLFALEEAGNVYSRLMNPTNAALEERIASLEGGVGAVATASGMAALDVTTFLLASAGDNIVSSSALYGGTYTYLTHSVERRGVSTRFVDPLDYEGYAEAIDEDTAYVHLETIGNPALVTPDIQRIADIAHEHGAPLFVDNTFATPYLCRPLEHGADLVWESTTKWLTGNGTTVGGVVVDGGSFPWADHAEKYPEIAQDNPAYHGINFAERFGDAAFTFAAITRGLRDLGDQQSPFDAWNTLQQTESLPLRMDRHCENAGIVAEYLADHDEVAWVNYPGLEDHETHEEATEYLDGGYGGMLTFGLEAGYEAARATVEEADLASLVANVGDAKTLVIHPASTTHQQLTDEEKEAAGVTDDMVRLSVGIEDPADIVADLEDAIEAATA; via the coding sequence ATGCCATCCGACGAGGCGACAGACGAGCCCAAATTCAGCACGCGAAGCGTCCACGCCGGCGAGGACCCGGACCCGACGACCGGGGCCCGTTCGACGCCCATCTACCAGACGACCGCCTACCAGTTCGACGACGCCGACCACGCGGCGGACCTCTTCGCGCTCGAAGAGGCCGGCAACGTCTACTCCCGGCTGATGAACCCGACCAACGCCGCCCTCGAAGAGCGGATCGCCTCGCTGGAGGGCGGCGTCGGCGCGGTCGCGACCGCCTCGGGCATGGCGGCGCTTGACGTGACGACGTTCCTGCTCGCCTCGGCGGGCGACAACATCGTCTCCTCGTCGGCGCTGTACGGCGGCACGTACACCTACCTCACCCACTCGGTCGAGCGCCGCGGCGTCTCGACGCGATTCGTCGACCCGCTCGACTACGAGGGGTACGCCGAGGCCATCGACGAGGACACCGCCTACGTCCACCTCGAAACGATCGGCAACCCCGCCCTCGTCACGCCGGACATCCAGCGGATCGCGGACATCGCGCACGAGCACGGCGCCCCGCTGTTCGTCGACAACACGTTCGCGACGCCGTACCTCTGCCGGCCGCTCGAACACGGCGCCGACCTCGTCTGGGAGTCGACGACGAAGTGGCTCACCGGCAACGGCACGACGGTCGGCGGCGTCGTCGTCGACGGCGGCTCGTTCCCGTGGGCCGACCACGCCGAGAAGTACCCGGAGATCGCGCAGGACAACCCCGCCTACCACGGGATCAACTTCGCCGAGCGGTTCGGCGACGCCGCGTTCACCTTCGCCGCGATCACCCGCGGGCTCCGCGACCTGGGCGACCAGCAGTCGCCGTTCGACGCCTGGAACACGCTCCAGCAGACGGAGTCGCTCCCGCTGCGGATGGACCGTCACTGCGAGAACGCCGGGATCGTCGCCGAGTACCTCGCGGACCACGACGAGGTCGCGTGGGTGAACTACCCCGGCCTCGAGGACCACGAGACCCACGAGGAGGCGACGGAGTACCTCGACGGGGGGTACGGCGGCATGCTCACCTTCGGGCTGGAGGCCGGCTACGAGGCGGCGCGCGCGACCGTCGAGGAGGCGGACCTCGCCTCGCTGGTCGCGAACGTCGGCGACGCGAAGACGCTCGTCATCCACCCGGCGTCGACGACTCACCAGCAGCTGACGGACGAAGAGAAGGAGGCCGCGGGCGTCACCGACGACATGGTTCGCCTCTCGGTCGGCATCGAGGACCCCGCGGACATCGTCGCCGACTTGGAGGACGCCATCGAGGCGGCGACGGCGTAG
- a CDS encoding aminopeptidase, with protein sequence MDERVREHAEVLVDWSARVEAGDDVVVSVAEDAHELGVAVAAALGERGANVTTLYGSSEVSRAYLKGVEAGTDGDVEADDFDSDPAVDRAIFEAADAYLRIGGGRNTTASADVARQTRQSYATARKGVREARMDTDWVSTVHPTRSLAQQAGMAYEEYRDFVYDAVLRDWESLAEEMAQMKDVLDAGEEVRIVTERDDAPDTDVRMSIAGRTAVNSAASVAYDSHNLPSGEVFTAPYDTEGEVFFDVPMTIDATRVRNVRLAFEGGEVVDFSAESGEEALADILDTDAGARRLGELGIGMNRGIDRFTDSILFDEKMGDTVHLAVGRAYDACLPEGESGNDSAVHVDMITDVSADSRMEVDGEVVQRNGTFRWEEGFEE encoded by the coding sequence ATGGACGAACGCGTACGCGAGCACGCCGAGGTGCTCGTCGACTGGAGCGCGCGGGTCGAGGCCGGCGACGACGTCGTCGTGAGCGTGGCGGAGGACGCCCACGAACTGGGCGTCGCGGTCGCCGCGGCGCTCGGCGAGCGCGGGGCGAACGTCACGACGCTGTACGGGTCGAGCGAGGTCTCCCGGGCCTACCTCAAGGGCGTCGAGGCCGGGACCGACGGCGACGTCGAGGCCGACGACTTCGATTCGGACCCCGCCGTCGACCGCGCGATCTTCGAGGCCGCCGACGCCTACCTCCGGATCGGGGGCGGGCGAAACACCACCGCGTCGGCGGACGTCGCTCGACAGACCCGGCAGTCGTACGCGACGGCGCGCAAGGGCGTCCGCGAGGCGCGGATGGACACCGACTGGGTGTCGACGGTCCACCCCACCCGCTCCCTCGCCCAGCAGGCGGGGATGGCCTACGAGGAGTACCGCGACTTCGTCTACGACGCCGTCCTCCGCGACTGGGAGTCGCTCGCCGAGGAGATGGCGCAGATGAAAGACGTGCTCGACGCGGGCGAGGAGGTCCGGATCGTCACCGAGCGCGACGACGCGCCCGACACCGACGTGCGGATGTCGATCGCGGGCCGCACCGCGGTCAACTCCGCGGCCTCCGTCGCGTACGACTCGCACAACCTCCCGAGTGGCGAGGTGTTCACGGCGCCGTACGACACGGAAGGCGAGGTCTTCTTCGACGTGCCGATGACCATCGACGCGACGCGCGTCCGGAACGTCCGCCTCGCGTTCGAGGGCGGGGAGGTCGTCGACTTCTCGGCCGAGTCGGGCGAAGAGGCGCTCGCGGACATCCTCGACACCGACGCGGGCGCCCGGCGGCTGGGCGAGCTGGGCATCGGGATGAACCGCGGCATCGACCGGTTCACCGACTCGATCCTCTTCGACGAGAAGATGGGCGACACCGTCCACCTCGCGGTCGGCCGCGCCTACGACGCCTGCCTCCCCGAGGGGGAGTCCGGCAACGACAGCGCGGTCCACGTCGACATGATCACGGACGTGAGCGCCGACTCGCGAATGGAGGTCGACGGCGAGGTCGTCCAGCGGAACGGGACGTTCCGGTGGGAAGAGGGATTCGAGGAGTAA
- the pepF gene encoding oligoendopeptidase F, whose product MSSVPERSEIDTEYKWDLDGIYADDEAWESAYETVADRIDELAAYEGRAVEDAATLLELLELREEIFRELQQVMTYARLRSAEDTRNQEYQAMSARASSLGSEASSAVSYLEPEIQSLTEADVEAFVDDEPALAEYEHYLDDVLRKKPHTRSSEVEEVLADLSEVTDAPSEIYSMLTNADMTYGVVEDPDGEEVEITQANFTKLQTNPDREFRERVHETFYDEWADVRNTVGTSLEKAVREHVTSAEIRDYDSARAAALDDSNVPVEVYDTLVDTVDDNLDVLHRHAALKEAALGVDQLQSHDLYMSLTGDQGPDVEYEQAREWVIEAVAPLGDAYQERLAEGLDSRWVDVYENRGKRSGAFSSGTYDTQPYIMMNYQDDIASMYTLAHELGHSIHSELAGDAQPWHDASYEIFVAEIASTVNETLLTHHLLDTVEDDELRTHVLDEYLERFRSTLFRQTMFATFEQQIHERVEAGDALTPDAFDEMYGDLKADYYTPAELTGGIEREWQRIPHFYYDFYVYQYATGISAAAAIVERVLDEGESAAADYREMLKAGGSKYPLEVVELAGIDMASPDPIESAVGVYDDYLDEIAALLDLE is encoded by the coding sequence ATGAGTTCGGTTCCCGAGCGGTCCGAGATCGACACCGAGTACAAGTGGGACCTCGACGGCATCTACGCCGACGACGAGGCGTGGGAGTCGGCCTACGAGACGGTCGCCGACCGGATCGACGAGCTGGCCGCCTACGAGGGGCGGGCGGTCGAGGACGCCGCCACCCTCCTCGAACTGCTCGAACTGCGCGAGGAGATATTCCGCGAGCTCCAGCAGGTGATGACCTACGCCCGCCTGCGCAGCGCCGAGGACACGCGGAACCAGGAGTACCAGGCGATGTCCGCGCGGGCGTCGTCGCTCGGCTCCGAGGCGTCGAGCGCGGTCTCGTACCTCGAACCGGAGATCCAGTCGCTCACGGAGGCCGACGTCGAGGCCTTCGTCGACGACGAGCCCGCCCTCGCCGAGTACGAGCACTACCTCGACGACGTGCTGCGAAAGAAGCCGCACACGCGGTCGAGCGAGGTCGAGGAGGTGCTGGCGGACCTCTCGGAGGTCACCGACGCGCCGAGCGAGATCTACTCGATGCTGACGAACGCCGACATGACCTACGGCGTCGTCGAGGACCCCGACGGCGAGGAGGTGGAGATCACGCAGGCGAACTTCACGAAGCTCCAGACGAACCCGGACCGCGAGTTCCGCGAGCGCGTCCACGAGACGTTCTACGACGAGTGGGCCGACGTGCGCAACACGGTCGGCACCTCCTTAGAGAAGGCCGTCCGCGAGCACGTCACGAGCGCCGAGATCCGCGACTACGACTCCGCGCGGGCCGCCGCGCTCGACGACTCGAACGTCCCGGTCGAGGTGTACGACACCCTCGTCGACACCGTCGACGACAACCTCGACGTGCTCCACCGCCACGCGGCGCTGAAGGAGGCGGCGCTCGGCGTCGACCAGCTCCAGAGCCACGACCTCTACATGTCGCTGACGGGCGACCAGGGGCCGGACGTGGAGTACGAGCAGGCCCGCGAGTGGGTGATCGAGGCGGTCGCGCCGCTCGGCGACGCCTACCAGGAGCGGCTGGCCGAAGGGCTCGACTCGCGGTGGGTGGACGTGTACGAGAACCGCGGGAAGCGCTCGGGCGCGTTCTCCTCGGGCACGTACGACACCCAGCCGTACATCATGATGAACTACCAGGACGACATCGCGTCGATGTACACCCTGGCCCACGAGCTCGGCCACTCGATACACTCGGAGCTGGCGGGCGACGCCCAGCCGTGGCACGACGCGAGCTACGAGATCTTCGTCGCGGAGATCGCCTCCACGGTCAACGAGACGCTGCTCACCCACCACCTGCTCGACACCGTCGAGGACGACGAGCTCCGCACCCACGTCCTCGACGAGTACCTCGAACGCTTCCGCTCCACCCTCTTCCGGCAGACGATGTTCGCGACGTTCGAACAGCAGATCCACGAGCGCGTCGAGGCCGGCGACGCGCTCACCCCCGACGCCTTCGACGAGATGTACGGCGACCTGAAGGCCGACTACTACACGCCCGCCGAGCTCACGGGCGGCATCGAGCGCGAGTGGCAGCGCATCCCCCACTTCTACTACGACTTCTACGTCTACCAGTACGCGACCGGCATCTCCGCCGCGGCCGCCATCGTCGAGCGCGTCCTCGACGAGGGCGAGTCCGCGGCCGCCGACTACCGCGAGATGCTGAAGGCCGGTGGCTCGAAGTACCCGCTGGAGGTCGTCGAGCTCGCCGGCATCGACATGGCCTCTCCCGACCCGATCGAGTCCGCGGTCGGCGTCTACGACGACTACCTCGACGAGATCGCGGCGCTACTCGACCTGGAGTAA
- the rimI gene encoding ribosomal protein S18-alanine N-acetyltransferase yields MSAADVTIRGAESADLLAVVRIERACFSDPWPHDAFERLLDEPAFLVAERAGAVVGFVVADRTPNHGRDIGHVKDLAVDPDARGEGIGRTLLRSALVRLRATGVAVVRLEVREGNDPARSLYADEGFEPVRRVGGYYRDGEDALVLVVDLAAWAGSEDGGGRNESR; encoded by the coding sequence GTGAGCGCCGCCGACGTCACGATCCGAGGGGCCGAGTCCGCCGACCTCCTCGCGGTGGTCCGGATCGAGCGGGCCTGCTTCTCGGACCCGTGGCCGCACGACGCCTTCGAGCGACTGCTGGACGAGCCGGCGTTCCTCGTGGCGGAGCGGGCGGGCGCGGTCGTCGGGTTCGTCGTCGCCGACCGGACGCCGAACCACGGCCGCGACATCGGCCATGTCAAGGACCTGGCCGTCGACCCCGACGCCCGCGGCGAGGGGATCGGCCGGACCCTTCTCCGGTCGGCGCTGGTCAGGCTCCGCGCGACCGGCGTGGCGGTGGTCCGGCTGGAGGTGCGCGAGGGGAACGACCCCGCGCGGTCGCTGTACGCCGACGAGGGGTTCGAGCCGGTCCGACGGGTCGGCGGCTACTACCGCGACGGCGAGGACGCGCTCGTCCTGGTCGTCGACCTCGCGGCGTGGGCCGGGAGCGAGGACGGCGGCGGGCGGAACGAGTCGCGTTGA
- a CDS encoding PAS domain-containing protein yields the protein MTLRPSDTSTPGRGADEGDAPDAKDRSAVDAPPAGGERATPSDDSGDGGRSTPPSADADEASAGVDATPAERRSRLAEADRFLLAVAVDGEVLFAGPSAPDVVGVSRGALVGSDLLDRVHPSDREPVADALSAVATSRTVTHRIRRASGGYAWVESVVDEELAPQFGGRIVTVRRVDVDRTFPERYRAFLEYGSDLVTVVDEDGLVVYESPSVAEVLGYEQGSTVGRSPLGYVHPDDRERVTERFYRALNEPDTSPTLEYRYRTADGDWVWLESRTRSLPADSPVGELLINSRDVSTRKARERRLADRNERLDRFASIVSHDLRNPLSVIRGSIEMARLRGEAEPLERGERAVDRIDQLVSELLTLARQGTGMDEPTEFALASVARDAWETAAEGEDDADLVVARDARVYGDRGRVRQALENLFRNATEHGKPDASEAGASESSDDATDSGGDAPDSRDDATASADNDADGDLTVLVTATDEGFLVADDGTGIDPDDRDSVFDSGYTTRADGTGYGLDIVREVVESHGWRVELRTTADGPVDLADGRRLRPPDGACFEVRAPGPADADPDEPWIDA from the coding sequence GTGACCCTCCGGCCATCCGACACGTCGACGCCGGGCCGCGGCGCCGACGAGGGCGACGCCCCCGACGCCAAGGACCGATCCGCCGTCGACGCCCCGCCCGCCGGCGGGGAGCGGGCGACCCCGTCGGACGACAGCGGCGACGGTGGCCGATCGACACCGCCCTCAGCCGACGCCGACGAGGCGTCGGCCGGCGTCGACGCGACGCCCGCCGAGCGCCGGTCTCGGCTCGCCGAGGCGGACCGCTTCCTGCTCGCCGTGGCCGTCGACGGCGAAGTGCTGTTCGCGGGGCCGTCGGCGCCGGACGTCGTCGGTGTGAGCCGGGGCGCGCTCGTGGGCAGCGACCTCCTCGACCGCGTCCACCCGAGCGACCGCGAGCCGGTCGCCGACGCGCTGTCCGCGGTCGCGACGAGCCGGACGGTCACCCACCGCATCCGCCGCGCGAGCGGCGGGTACGCGTGGGTCGAGTCCGTCGTCGACGAGGAGCTCGCCCCGCAGTTCGGCGGGCGGATCGTCACGGTCCGGCGCGTCGACGTCGACCGCACCTTCCCGGAGCGCTATCGCGCCTTCTTAGAGTACGGCAGCGACCTCGTCACCGTGGTCGACGAGGACGGCCTCGTCGTCTACGAGAGCCCCTCCGTCGCGGAGGTGCTCGGCTACGAGCAGGGGTCGACCGTCGGGCGCTCCCCCCTCGGCTACGTCCACCCGGACGACCGCGAACGCGTGACCGAGCGGTTCTACCGCGCGCTCAACGAGCCGGACACGTCCCCGACGCTGGAGTACCGCTACCGAACCGCCGACGGCGACTGGGTCTGGCTGGAGTCGCGGACCCGCTCGCTCCCGGCCGACAGCCCCGTCGGCGAGCTGCTCATCAACTCCCGGGACGTGAGCACGCGGAAGGCGCGCGAGCGGCGGCTCGCCGACCGCAACGAGCGGCTCGACCGCTTCGCGAGCATCGTCTCGCACGACCTGCGGAACCCGCTGTCGGTGATCCGGGGGTCGATCGAGATGGCGCGGCTGCGCGGCGAGGCGGAGCCCCTCGAGCGCGGCGAGCGCGCCGTCGACCGGATCGACCAGCTCGTCTCGGAGCTGCTCACCCTCGCGCGGCAGGGGACCGGGATGGACGAGCCGACCGAGTTCGCGCTCGCCAGCGTCGCCCGCGACGCCTGGGAGACCGCCGCCGAGGGCGAGGACGACGCGGACCTCGTCGTCGCCCGCGACGCGCGGGTGTACGGCGATCGCGGCCGGGTGCGCCAGGCGCTGGAGAACCTGTTCCGAAACGCGACGGAACACGGGAAGCCGGACGCCTCGGAGGCGGGAGCGTCCGAGTCGAGCGACGACGCGACCGACTCCGGCGGCGACGCGCCCGACTCCCGGGACGACGCGACCGCGTCTGCCGACAACGACGCGGACGGCGATCTCACCGTCCTCGTCACCGCCACCGACGAGGGGTTCCTCGTCGCCGACGACGGGACCGGGATCGACCCCGACGACCGGGACTCCGTGTTCGACTCCGGGTACACGACGCGAGCGGACGGGACGGGCTACGGGCTCGACATCGTCCGCGAGGTGGTCGAGTCGCACGGGTGGCGCGTCGAGCTGCGGACGACCGCGGACGGCCCCGTGGACCTCGCCGACGGTCGCCGGCTCCGGCCGCCGGACGGCGCCTGCTTCGAGGTGCGTGCGCCCGGTCCCGCCGACGCCGACCCGGACGAACCCTGGATCGACGCGTGA